The Pseudomonas parafulva genome window below encodes:
- a CDS encoding response regulator, whose amino-acid sequence MSEDAQDVVLVVEDEPLIRMILRDYLAGQGYHVLVAEDGAEAFAILASKPHLDLMVTDFRLPGGISGVEIAEPALKLRPDLKVIFISGYPAEILESGSPIARKAPILAKPFDLDTLHEQIQALLK is encoded by the coding sequence ATGAGCGAAGACGCACAAGATGTAGTACTGGTAGTGGAAGATGAACCGCTGATCCGGATGATCCTGCGCGACTACCTGGCAGGGCAGGGCTACCACGTGCTGGTGGCGGAAGATGGGGCAGAAGCTTTCGCCATTCTAGCTAGCAAGCCGCATTTGGACCTGATGGTCACCGATTTCCGATTGCCGGGTGGCATTTCCGGTGTGGAGATCGCTGAGCCTGCGCTTAAACTGCGGCCGGATCTGAAAGTGATCTTCATCAGCGGCTACCCAGCCGAGATTCTTGAATCGGGCAGCCCTATTGCACGCAAGGCGCCGATTCTGGCGAAGCCTTTCGACCTTGATACCTTGCACGAGCAGATCCAGGCCTTGCTCAAGTGA
- a CDS encoding Na+/H+ antiporter subunit G, protein MIQTVELPFWLELVTAALLLTGSLFALLGAIGLVRLKDYFQRMHPPALASTLGAWCVSLASILYFSELKHGPVLHAWLIPIVLSITVPVTTLLLARAALFRKRMAGDAVPEEVSSGSNRSH, encoded by the coding sequence ATGATCCAGACCGTTGAGTTGCCATTCTGGCTGGAGTTGGTCACCGCCGCACTGCTACTGACGGGCAGTCTGTTCGCCTTGCTCGGGGCAATCGGGCTGGTGCGACTCAAAGACTACTTCCAACGTATGCACCCACCGGCACTGGCGTCGACTCTTGGTGCCTGGTGCGTGAGCCTGGCATCGATCCTGTACTTCTCCGAGCTCAAGCACGGGCCCGTACTGCACGCCTGGTTAATCCCCATCGTACTGTCAATCACTGTACCGGTGACGACATTGTTGCTGGCGCGGGCAGCATTGTTCCGCAAGCGCATGGCGGGCGATGCGGTGCCTGAAGAGGTCAGCAGCGGCAGCAATCGCAGCCACTGA
- a CDS encoding Na+/H+ antiporter subunit E, translated as MKRLFPAPLLSLSLFVLWLALNVSISPGNLLLAAALGILAPLLMAPLRPQHAHVRRPWTVIRLIARVGLDVILSNLQVAWGVLRARNHPPRSSFVHIPLALRDAHGLAALSMITTVVPGTVWSELALDRSVLLLHVFDLDDEETFIAHFKHTYERPLMEIFE; from the coding sequence ATGAAGCGACTATTCCCCGCCCCGCTGCTGTCCCTTTCGCTGTTCGTACTGTGGCTGGCCCTGAACGTTTCGATCAGTCCCGGCAATCTGCTGCTTGCTGCAGCGCTAGGTATTCTTGCGCCCCTGCTAATGGCGCCGCTGCGCCCCCAGCATGCACACGTGCGCCGCCCCTGGACGGTCATCCGCCTAATCGCTCGCGTCGGCCTGGACGTGATTTTATCGAACCTGCAGGTGGCCTGGGGCGTGCTACGGGCGCGCAACCATCCTCCTCGCTCGTCGTTCGTGCATATCCCTTTGGCACTTCGCGATGCTCACGGGTTGGCCGCCTTGTCGATGATAACCACGGTGGTTCCTGGAACAGTCTGGTCGGAGTTGGCCCTGGACCGCAGCGTGCTGTTGCTACATGTGTTTGACCTTGACGACGAAGAGACCTTCATCGCGCATTTCAAACACACTTACGAACGTCCGCTGATGGAGATCTTCGAATGA
- a CDS encoding CheR family methyltransferase — MISERNTDIEIRLLIEAIYLKYSYDFRNYSGASIKRRILHALRQFDCRTVTALQERVLHDPGMFMQLLQFLTIPVSEMFRDPGHFLALRQEVVPLLRTWPSLKIWIAGCSTGEEVYSMAILLREEGLLERTIIYATDINPSSLDKAKQGIYSMQSLREYEENYRKAGGRRDFSDYYTSAYGNAIMDSSLRDNVTFADHSLATDSVFSETQLVSCRNVLIYFNKDLQDRALGLFHESLCHRGFLFLGSKESVDFSAYGDRFEPLVRPERIYRKT, encoded by the coding sequence TTGATTAGCGAGCGCAACACCGATATCGAAATTCGTCTGCTGATCGAGGCCATCTACCTCAAGTACAGCTACGACTTCAGGAATTACTCCGGTGCCTCGATTAAGCGCCGAATTCTTCATGCCTTGCGTCAATTCGACTGCCGTACCGTTACGGCATTGCAGGAACGCGTATTGCACGATCCTGGCATGTTCATGCAGTTGCTGCAGTTCCTGACGATTCCGGTCAGCGAAATGTTTCGTGATCCTGGCCATTTCCTGGCGTTGCGCCAGGAGGTGGTGCCATTATTGCGAACCTGGCCGTCGCTGAAAATCTGGATCGCCGGATGCAGCACGGGTGAAGAGGTCTACTCCATGGCGATCCTGCTGCGCGAGGAAGGGTTGCTGGAACGCACCATCATCTATGCAACCGACATCAATCCCAGCTCGCTGGACAAAGCCAAGCAGGGTATCTATTCGATGCAGAGCCTGCGCGAATACGAAGAAAACTACCGCAAGGCCGGGGGGCGTCGCGACTTTTCCGACTACTACACGTCGGCCTACGGCAATGCCATCATGGACAGCAGCTTGCGAGACAATGTCACCTTTGCCGACCATAGCTTGGCTACCGACAGCGTGTTTTCCGAAACCCAACTGGTGTCCTGCCGGAATGTGCTGATCTACTTCAACAAAGATCTGCAGGACCGTGCGCTGGGTCTGTTCCACGAGTCGCTGTGCCACCGGGGCTTCTTGTTCCTTGGCAGCAAAGAGTCAGTTGACTTTTCCGCGTACGGTGATCGCTTCGAGCCTTTGGTGCGGCCCGAGCGGATCTACCGGAAAACATGA
- a CDS encoding chemotaxis protein CheB — translation MMGVRAVVIGASAGGVAALFEVLGALPIDFQPPVLCVLHLPADRHSQLAEVLQRRLRRSVREACDKEPIEVGGIYVAGPAYHLSVERDLSLSLSQEAPVHFSRPAIDVLFHSAADAYGEALLGVLLTGANEDGAEGLAYIKKCGGRTLVQDPREAQVASMPEAALALHRPDHILSLSGIGQLLATLETSTC, via the coding sequence ATGATGGGCGTTCGCGCGGTGGTAATCGGTGCCTCGGCGGGTGGCGTTGCGGCGCTATTCGAGGTGCTTGGCGCTCTGCCGATAGATTTTCAGCCGCCGGTGCTCTGCGTGTTGCATCTGCCGGCGGATCGTCACAGCCAGTTGGCCGAGGTGTTGCAGCGGCGCTTGCGTCGGTCCGTACGTGAGGCCTGCGACAAGGAGCCCATCGAGGTGGGAGGCATCTACGTGGCAGGGCCGGCCTATCATCTGTCGGTGGAACGTGACCTGAGCTTATCGCTGAGCCAGGAGGCGCCGGTGCATTTTTCTCGGCCTGCAATCGATGTGTTGTTTCATTCGGCCGCCGATGCCTACGGCGAAGCGCTGCTTGGCGTGTTGCTCACCGGTGCCAACGAAGACGGCGCCGAGGGATTGGCCTATATCAAGAAATGCGGAGGTCGGACGCTGGTTCAGGATCCCCGCGAAGCACAGGTCGCGTCAATGCCCGAGGCTGCTCTGGCCCTGCATCGGCCCGATCATATTCTTTCTCTGAGCGGTATCGGGCAGTTGCTCGCCACCCTGGAAACCAGCACATGCTAA
- a CDS encoding K+/H+ antiporter subunit F: MTGLLANAILASLFIFVIAMALALIRVFRGPSAQDRVLALDYLYILAMLMMLVLGIRYGSDTYFEGAMLIALFGFVGSFALAKFLLRGEVIE, encoded by the coding sequence ATGACTGGCCTACTTGCCAATGCCATCCTCGCCAGCCTGTTCATCTTCGTCATCGCCATGGCGCTGGCATTGATCAGGGTGTTTCGCGGCCCCTCGGCACAAGACCGAGTGCTGGCGCTGGACTACCTGTACATCCTGGCGATGCTGATGATGTTGGTGTTGGGCATCCGATATGGCAGTGACACCTACTTCGAAGGCGCCATGCTGATCGCACTGTTTGGCTTCGTCGGGTCATTCGCCCTGGCCAAGTTTCTGCTGCGCGGGGAGGTGATCGAATGA
- a CDS encoding hybrid sensor histidine kinase/response regulator, whose product MLSHIIAKLLIVDDLPENLLALDALLQGEDREVHRAQSAEQALSLLLEHDFALAILDVQMPGMDGFELAELMRGMEKTKNIPIVFVSAAGRELNYAFKGYESGAVDFLHKPLDTQAVKSKVSVFVDLYRQRQVLGRQLQALERSRQEQEQLLAQLQVARGELERAVQMRDDFMSIVSHEVRTPLNGLILETQLRKMHLARGNLAAFSETHLQAMVERDERQINSLIRLIEDMLDVSRIRTGKLSIRPRAVDLAKLVEGLVERFAAQAAALDTSIELTRCEPLQGEWDEFRIEQVLANLLSNALRYGERRPVQVRVFEQCGMACVQVQDHGIGISAANQQRIFHQFERVSAQQASGGLGLGLFISEQIVHAHGGRIRVDSEEGRGSTFSILLPLATVGQQSDQTQATSA is encoded by the coding sequence ATGCTAAGCCACATCATCGCCAAACTGCTGATCGTCGACGATCTGCCGGAAAACCTGCTGGCCCTCGATGCTCTTCTGCAAGGTGAGGATCGCGAGGTGCACCGCGCTCAGTCGGCCGAGCAGGCTCTTTCTCTGCTGCTCGAGCACGACTTCGCCCTGGCTATTCTCGATGTGCAGATGCCGGGTATGGACGGTTTCGAGTTGGCCGAGCTGATGCGCGGTATGGAGAAGACCAAGAACATCCCGATTGTGTTCGTCAGCGCCGCCGGTCGCGAACTGAACTACGCCTTCAAAGGCTATGAAAGCGGTGCGGTCGATTTCCTGCACAAACCGTTGGATACCCAGGCGGTTAAAAGCAAGGTGTCGGTCTTCGTCGATCTGTACAGGCAGCGCCAAGTGCTCGGCCGCCAGTTACAAGCCCTGGAGCGCAGCCGTCAGGAGCAGGAGCAGTTGCTGGCGCAGTTGCAGGTGGCTCGCGGTGAGCTCGAGCGGGCAGTGCAAATGCGCGACGACTTCATGTCGATCGTTTCCCATGAAGTTCGCACGCCGCTCAATGGCCTGATTCTGGAAACGCAATTGCGCAAGATGCACTTGGCTCGAGGCAACTTGGCGGCATTCAGCGAGACGCACTTGCAGGCCATGGTCGAGCGTGATGAGCGGCAGATCAACAGCCTGATCCGCCTGATTGAAGACATGCTGGATGTTTCGCGGATCCGTACCGGTAAATTGTCGATCAGGCCACGCGCTGTGGATCTGGCCAAGCTGGTCGAGGGGCTGGTCGAGCGCTTCGCTGCTCAGGCCGCAGCCTTGGACACCTCCATTGAACTGACCCGTTGCGAGCCCTTGCAAGGTGAGTGGGACGAATTTCGGATTGAGCAAGTGCTGGCCAATCTGTTGTCCAACGCTTTGCGTTATGGCGAACGGCGTCCAGTGCAGGTTAGAGTTTTCGAGCAATGTGGCATGGCTTGCGTGCAGGTTCAGGATCACGGCATCGGCATCAGCGCTGCCAACCAGCAGCGCATCTTTCACCAGTTCGAACGGGTATCTGCTCAGCAGGCCAGTGGTGGATTGGGCCTTGGGCTGTTCATTTCAGAACAGATTGTTCACGCCCATGGCGGGCGGATCCGGGTCGACAGCGAGGAGGGTAGGGGCTCCACATTCAGTATCCTGCTGCCACTGGCGACTGTCGGCCAACAAAGTGACCAGACCCAGGCAACCTCTGCGTGA